Below is a genomic region from Bacillus spongiae.
TATTTATAATACGGCTTTCTTCCTTAATCCCAAGAAAAAATTGATGGAGTTAAGTGGTAAACAATATACAGACGATTTAAAGTCGTTTAGAATCATACTTGATCATGTGAGAGCGGCTACTTTTCTAATTAATGATGGTGCGCAGCCAGCTAATAGTGATGCAGGGTATATAACCAGAAGGTTATTAAGAAGGGCTATTCGTGCAGGTAAAAAAATAGGTATACAAGGAAATTTTGTCGGTAAGTTGTCTGAAGTTTATATAGATGAAGCAACAGCTTATGAAGATTTGATTGGAAATAAAAAGAAAGTTATCGAAATAGTAAATAAAGAAGAAAATCTTTTCTATAGAACTTTACAGCAAGGAGAATTTGAAATACAAAAACATCTTAAGAATAAGGGGAAAGTTACAGGTGCAGATGCCTTTTATTTTTACGAAACATATGGGTTTCCCTTGGAGTTGACGGAAGAGTTTCTAACTGAAAGCGGATATAGCATGGAGGACAAGGCGTCTTATATAGAGGCGGCAAAAAAACATGCTGAAAAGAGCAGAACTGCTTCTGCGGGTAAATTTAAAGGTGGATTAGCTGAACATTCAACAGAAACAACAGCGCTGCACACGGTATCTCATTTATTACTTGCTGGTTTAAGGGAAGTTTTAGGTGATCATGTTCATCAACAAGGAAGTAATATTACTTCAGAACGTTTACGGTTTGACTTCAACCATGATGAAAAACTTACTCCAGAGCAAATAGCTGAGGTGGAAAAGTATGTGAATGATGCGATTTCATCAAAAGCAGTTACCTATATTTCAGAGATGCTTAAAATGGAAGCGAAAGAAAGTAATGTTGAAGGGAATTTTTGGGATAAATATCCGAATATCGTTAAGGTGTATACAATACAAGATAACGAAGGGAAAGTTTGGAGTCGAGAAGTATGTGGAGGACCTCATGTAGAAGATACAACAAACTTAGGAAAGTTCAGTATTAAAAAAGAACAATCTTCTGCTGCTGGAGTTAGAAGGATTAAAGGAGTAATTAATTAACATTTCCAAAACGCGGACCAATAGCTGATGCTGTAGGGTTTCCATTTATAAATGTCAATGCTAGCTTGCTAACGAATACTTATCTCCGCCGAGCAATCTATTCAATCAGATACATTTACTGATTCTTCTATAGTCTTCAATCGATGCTTGACTGTTTTGAAATTGTTAGTCATTATTATGAAAAAACTCCCCTTACAGTAACAGATTGCATTATTTCACCTGTCTACTGTATGGGGAGGATATCACATTAAGAAATACGGTCTTAATGATGTAACAATCACCGGTTTCCCTATGTTGGAAGTTTTCACAATAATCTAGGCTCTTTTTTTATAACAAAAGCCTAATTTCTCGGTTAAAAAACCTAGAGAAACTAAGCTATTTATTTTAAAAATCCTTATGACGCTACCCCCATTAAATCCAAATTGATGCAGTCATCTCATAATCGTAATAAAAATAAAACAAATAAAAAATAACCCAGAAACACATTTAGTCGTGTTTTCTCGGTTATTCATCGTTTACATATAATTAGGTATAAAAACAAAGAACTATGACCATTTCTTCAATATGTTCTATAAAGGTATCCATCATTTCTTTCTCACATAATATAACTCAGTAATTCATCCAATGAATGGATCTCGTCATATGGTTTTATATCAGATTCATTGTTGATCATACAAGGGTTGAACCATATCCCCTTTATATTTACATTTTGACAACCATCAATATCCCTTTCTATGTCATCTCCAACGAATAATGTGGCATCCGGTTCTACTTTAAGTTTGTTTAATACTAATTCAAAAATACGTTTGTCAGGTTTACTAAATCCTACTTCTTCAGAAATAATGACTGTATCAAAACAACTATTTAAATTCGTGTTATTAATTTTCGCTCTCTGTCTCTGAGTTGCGCCATTTGTTACAATAGCGACTTTAACATGCTTTTTTATAATATTTATGATATTAATAGTGTTTTGGTTGATAGAAAAACAATAAGGGAAATGTTGATTCCAAAAATCTTGAATATCATGACGTGGCATTCTATATTTTGGTGAAAATTCATCAAATAATGATTCCAAAACATTTATTTTATCACTTTGGCCATACCTTCTTTGGTCATATTCTTTGAATTTTTGCAGCATCTCTTTTTTTCTTGAATGGTTAACCTCCTCATAGCACTTGTCTAAAATCATTAAAAACATTTTTTCTACGGCTTTATCTCTATTAAGTAATGTATCGTCTAAATCAAATATCATTGCCTGATAATCTCTCATGTCAATACACGGCCTTTCTCACTTCATAGTATTAATCCTCAGTTGGACAGTCAGATGGTATTGTTGCATAACTAGTTAGATTAACAGGCACAAACTGATTTCATAATCTAGTGGGTTATATTAATTAATCTTCTGTTAATGTAATCCCCATAATATGGTCAGTATAAATAGCAAAACTTTCACAGTCCATCTCCATATCAGGGTTAGCAAATGGAATTATTTTTACATTGTTTAACACAATCATTCCTTTTAAATTTAATACGCTCCCTTCTTGCATCATCTTAAATATCGTGTCCTCTGATTTTAATATCGCTTTGTCTAATAAAGGGACCGTATTAATGTCAGGCTCCTCCGTGTTGATTCTTTCTGCAATTATATATGAGTTTGAGGTGGCGATTTTAATTTTTCTTTTTTGCTCACTTTCTTTTTGCAATTCATCCAATACTGCCTGAAGGATAACAATATCTAGTTTTTTCATATCATGTACATTATTTAGTTCATGTCCAGTAATTTCGTGCATAGTATTTCCTCCTTATCTGATTGTCCTTACTTTTTATCAAAAAATATAAAAGGAACGTTTTTAAATTTTCAATAAATTTAAAGAGAACCTTTGTAGGGCCATCGATTTTTTTAAATTCCTATATGTAGCAATCATGCAAATAAGGCTTATTAATGCTGCCTAGGCTAGTGACAAATATTTAATCATCTTCTGAATAATTCGTTTATTTAAGAACGCATACGATAATTGTTTTAAGTATAAGACTTCGATTCCTTTACGCATTGAATTACAAGCTTAAAATATAATTTGTTCATAAGTCTAAAGAAGCCATTTTAAAATCTTCAAAATGGCTCATTTTCTTAAAGGTTAAACAAAAAAATTAGATCAATCTATATCTATCTTTGATATTCACAAGCGTATTTGAAATACTATATTGATTATTTCACTTTTAGCCAATCTTCAAAAACTGAATCATCACTTAAATCAAAGTACTGCTTCATGAACCTGATAAACTCTTCAGAATTTATCTCTTTATATTGATAGAAATCATAGTAGGTACTCAAGAAGTTTTCAGCCCCTTTTAACCCACCTCTTTCTTCAAATAACCCCCACAAAAATACAGTAGGTTTTCTGTAAAAATAGTAGCCTTCTTTTTCTTTTTCGTACTCGTGCATAGGTAGATTTACTGGTTTTGAATCTATTTCTATCTCTTTGAACACGTCACCATAAGGCTCTTCCTCTTTATTTCGTGCATAATAAAATAAATCTGTTGCAAATGTAGTAAAACCTTCATCTAACCATGCATCGTGGTATGAGTCATTGCTAATTACTCCATAAAACCACTGATGAGCAAGTTCATGAACAACTGTCTTTTTTAATGGCTCTGGATCTAACTGTAAAATACCATTGATGACGGAGTGTGCAGTAACAATCCCAGGATACTCCATGCCGATTCCATCTAAAACAATATCTATTTGATCATGTGGATACATGCCAATGTTTTCTTCAAAATAAGTGATGGCATCTGCAGCGATATCCGTTACTTCTTGGTGCAATTCCGAATCTACTTTAAACCCTAGAACATTAATAGTAATGTGTCCAACCTTTTTCTCTATAATAGTAGGATCTTTAAGAATCCCTACAAAGAACGCATTAACATTACTAGCTTGTACACTACCCTTGGTTGCACTTGGATAGGAGTCATTTGGACTCGTAGTGGCCACTGTGAATCCTTCAGGTATCTCATACGTAAAATTAAAATCACTATAGGACGTATGGAACGATTCCACTCCAAATCTATAGTCTTCTTTATTCCAACCACCATCCCTATAAGTAGCCAGCATCGGGTAAAATTGGGCTAAGTGGTAATTTGCTTTGCTTTTTGTATACCTTAATCCCTTTTCAGGTTGGGTAAAGTTATATTTAACCCTTACATTGATTTCCCCATCCGCTTCTAAGGGACTCTTTAAAGGAACCGTCAATGCATCTTTTTCTAGTTCATACTCTACTTTTTCTCCATTAATTACAACCTCATCAATTAATAAAGTTCCTGGTTTATACTGAGAACCAGAATATTCAGTCTCTTCAGTAAAGACATTTGGAATTAAATAAAAAACCAACTCATTCCAAGTATCGTTAGAAGTATTCTTAATATCTAGCTTTGTATCTAATTCAAAATCTCCCTCACTACTCATCTTTAGATTAATATCATATGCCGTATCGTGTCCGGCAGGAACACTCTTTGGAGAAAACGAATCTTTATCTATTGATACAGCAGACTTCTCTTTGCTTGTATCCAAATCACACCCAGTAAGTACATAGATTGTCATTAGCATCAAGCAGAATTGAAAATACCGATTCTTGAACACACTTGCCACCTCAACTTTTATTCTATAAAGTTATTTTATTTAACATTAAAGGTTGTGAGATCCGAGTATGAATTTTATCCTAAATAAATTATAGATAATGATTACATTACTATACCAAGTCGGCAGTATTAATCATCTGCACATAAATACTTTCTCCTAGAAATCATAACCACCTTTCTTTTCCGGCTAACCTTTATACATATATTACACGAAATTTCATAATATTGTAATAAAATAAATAAAATTATCCAACTCAGTGAATATATACATATTAAATGTCTTGAAAATTTAATAATAGATTAATATGATAGTTTGTGACCTCCTTCCAATTGAGGAAAAACAAATACATGTCTTGTGAATTAATCATAGTGACGAGGTTTATAAGTCTCTATTTCTACTTCATTAGCCACTACATCATGGCCTGTTGAATAGGATAGACTTAATGATTTACTTCCTCATATTTTTCGATTATGTAGACAAACTGACCCTCTCTGTACTCCCCCATTAATAAATTATTAAATGTTTCATTGCGTTTATATATCTGATGTTACACTACCATTAGAAATGGTGATACCCACTCTTAGTCGGATATACACGCATGTAGATTGCTTTACAAGAATGGTAGCCTTTGACCACTTCTCGAACGCCTTGAGAAGTCATTTCTTCTACTCCAATTACTGATATTTATATAAAATACCCCCAATTCTTATTAAAATCTAGCTAGGCTATTGTGTTAAATCTCAATGTCTCTATCTCCCTATACTGATGTGATATCAATAAATCGTTCACCTTTTCTCCTATTTATGAATATACTGAGAAAAAGAAACGGGGGTCTTATTTGTATGAATTACCATCATGACGATAATCTAGAAGAATGGGAGAATGTATTAAAAGGAATCTTGCTAGACCCTTTTACCAATTTTCTGGATGAGAATCAATTTCGGATTGATTTATTTGATATAACAGATGCCTATATCATCGAGGTATTTACTAAGGAATTAGAGTTAGAGGAAATTGAAATTATGAAGTGTGACCATCAGTTAGAAATAGGTATTAAATGTACTCAGGAAACAGAAAAAAGGAAACGAACTATCCCATTTCCCTTTTCCTTAAATGATCATCCTATGCACGCCAATCATAAAGGGGATTTGATTGAAATCCTCATCAAAAAAGAAACTTGTCATAAAGAGCTACATCCAGCAATGATTAAAATGATAGGATGATCTAATAAAACATAAGTCAAAGGACTTGTGTTTTTTACATGTGTGATTCAACTTATTAGAGATATTTATTCATATTTGCCATTTTGATTTATTATTTCTATGTACACATCTACTATTTCTAGACAACTAAATAGTTATATTTTCTTAGATGGTATTTAATGTATAATAATATTAATAATCGAATAGAGCGGGGTATGTAAATGAGATATTTCCAACTACTACTGATTATGACGTCAATAGCTGGATTATTTTTTGAATGGTCCCGAATTCAATTTATGTATATAAATGGGCTTGTCCATTGGTCCGGGATGTTAATTTTACTGTTTGGG
It encodes:
- a CDS encoding alanine--tRNA ligase; translation: MKMTPDELRKSYIDFMKGIGASQVPSSSLLPENDPSTLFTGSGMQPMVPYLLGEKHPIGNEIANIQKCLRTVDIDEVGDTSHLTFFEMIGRWEFKANENNYKKKQIDAIWNWHIIELGIDPSRLYISAFIGSDDLNIQKDTEAIQIWSEKFKSVGIEPIIEDDPYQYGTSRGGKIFLYDEKENWWSRSGSPLDMPVGEPGGPDSEMFYDLEPGGDSLDHPASESERFLEIGNNVFMCYKKEETGFVKMQNPNIDYGGGLERVATALNGDKDIYNTAFFLNPKKKLMELSGKQYTDDLKSFRIILDHVRAATFLINDGAQPANSDAGYITRRLLRRAIRAGKKIGIQGNFVGKLSEVYIDEATAYEDLIGNKKKVIEIVNKEENLFYRTLQQGEFEIQKHLKNKGKVTGADAFYFYETYGFPLELTEEFLTESGYSMEDKASYIEAAKKHAEKSRTASAGKFKGGLAEHSTETTALHTVSHLLLAGLREVLGDHVHQQGSNITSERLRFDFNHDEKLTPEQIAEVEKYVNDAISSKAVTYISEMLKMEAKESNVEGNFWDKYPNIVKVYTIQDNEGKVWSREVCGGPHVEDTTNLGKFSIKKEQSSAAGVRRIKGVIN
- a CDS encoding HAD family hydrolase, yielding MRDYQAMIFDLDDTLLNRDKAVEKMFLMILDKCYEEVNHSRKKEMLQKFKEYDQRRYGQSDKINVLESLFDEFSPKYRMPRHDIQDFWNQHFPYCFSINQNTINIINIIKKHVKVAIVTNGATQRQRAKINNTNLNSCFDTVIISEEVGFSKPDKRIFELVLNKLKVEPDATLFVGDDIERDIDGCQNVNIKGIWFNPCMINNESDIKPYDEIHSLDELLSYIM
- a CDS encoding M1 family metallopeptidase, which translates into the protein MFKNRYFQFCLMLMTIYVLTGCDLDTSKEKSAVSIDKDSFSPKSVPAGHDTAYDINLKMSSEGDFELDTKLDIKNTSNDTWNELVFYLIPNVFTEETEYSGSQYKPGTLLIDEVVINGEKVEYELEKDALTVPLKSPLEADGEINVRVKYNFTQPEKGLRYTKSKANYHLAQFYPMLATYRDGGWNKEDYRFGVESFHTSYSDFNFTYEIPEGFTVATTSPNDSYPSATKGSVQASNVNAFFVGILKDPTIIEKKVGHITINVLGFKVDSELHQEVTDIAADAITYFEENIGMYPHDQIDIVLDGIGMEYPGIVTAHSVINGILQLDPEPLKKTVVHELAHQWFYGVISNDSYHDAWLDEGFTTFATDLFYYARNKEEEPYGDVFKEIEIDSKPVNLPMHEYEKEKEGYYFYRKPTVFLWGLFEERGGLKGAENFLSTYYDFYQYKEINSEEFIRFMKQYFDLSDDSVFEDWLKVK